In one Pseudodesulfovibrio tunisiensis genomic region, the following are encoded:
- a CDS encoding FAD-dependent oxidoreductase codes for MSPVTPAHRDTDVLVLGSGLAGLRAAHAAAAAPHLSVTVASPSNAPSGSSFTNRNNALGIQRPGKHDRDDFCREVLALARPGFVNPHLVRIMAEDAEARFAELEEMGLDFRRNDSGDLALFPGCGSRIPRAAIFDDLAHAHACFTQRAEQAGALFLPGFTVLGLAMDNARCVGAWGMHEGRPAAIRARTVIMAVGGPAPLFALNVSGRANPGYGHAILARAGTRMVNTGFLQFMWYTRDRQFRSPAALLSPGNRIHPDSGTPVTAEQAVGSELEALRSARALHCPAFFGQPQSKLDALLRDARHHDGFARIETPRGMEEVGLMAHAGNGGAVTDEHGATSVPGLFAVGECAASMHGANRMGGCMVLATQVFGHRAGIMAAQEAASTALCSQSRFREACADAKKTAQPSKAEAAEWAGLQKEMTRLATFPDLKTEKPELTDFPDQLRDVAHSSGPELSLAATAMLLAADRKGRTDQPFYL; via the coding sequence ATGTCTCCCGTCACTCCCGCGCATCGTGACACGGACGTTCTGGTCCTCGGCTCCGGCCTTGCCGGACTTCGCGCCGCACACGCCGCAGCCGCGGCCCCGCACCTGTCCGTGACCGTGGCAAGTCCTTCAAATGCGCCATCCGGATCCTCCTTCACCAACCGCAACAACGCCCTGGGCATCCAGCGGCCCGGGAAACACGACCGGGACGACTTCTGCCGCGAGGTTCTCGCCCTTGCCCGGCCCGGATTCGTGAATCCGCATCTTGTCCGGATCATGGCCGAGGACGCCGAAGCGCGCTTCGCGGAACTGGAAGAAATGGGGTTGGACTTCCGCCGAAACGACTCGGGCGACCTTGCCCTGTTTCCCGGATGCGGCAGCCGGATTCCCCGGGCCGCGATATTCGACGATCTTGCCCATGCCCACGCCTGTTTCACGCAACGGGCCGAACAGGCCGGAGCCCTGTTTCTGCCCGGCTTCACGGTTCTGGGCCTTGCCATGGACAATGCCCGATGCGTGGGCGCATGGGGGATGCATGAAGGACGCCCCGCAGCCATCCGCGCCCGGACCGTGATCATGGCCGTTGGCGGTCCGGCCCCGCTTTTTGCCCTGAACGTGAGCGGCAGGGCCAATCCCGGTTATGGGCACGCAATTCTGGCCCGGGCCGGGACGCGCATGGTCAACACCGGCTTTCTCCAATTCATGTGGTACACGCGCGATCGACAATTCCGCTCCCCTGCCGCGCTTCTGTCCCCGGGCAACCGCATCCATCCCGACTCCGGCACTCCCGTCACGGCGGAACAGGCCGTTGGCAGCGAACTGGAAGCATTGCGCTCGGCCCGCGCCCTGCATTGCCCGGCCTTTTTCGGCCAGCCGCAGTCGAAACTGGATGCATTGCTTCGGGATGCCCGGCATCACGACGGATTCGCACGAATCGAAACGCCGCGCGGAATGGAAGAAGTCGGGCTCATGGCCCATGCCGGGAATGGTGGCGCGGTCACGGACGAGCACGGCGCAACATCCGTGCCCGGCCTGTTCGCCGTGGGCGAATGCGCCGCGTCCATGCACGGCGCCAACCGCATGGGCGGCTGCATGGTGCTGGCCACGCAGGTCTTTGGTCACAGGGCCGGCATCATGGCTGCACAGGAAGCCGCCAGTACTGCCCTCTGTTCACAATCCCGATTTCGGGAAGCATGCGCAGACGCAAAAAAAACGGCCCAGCCTTCCAAGGCAGAGGCCGCTGAATGGGCAGGATTGCAAAAGGAAATGACGCGACTCGCAACATTCCCGGACTTGAAAACGGAAAAACCGGAGCTGACCGATTTTCCGGACCAGCTCCGGGACGTCGCACACTCGTCAGGACCGGAGCTGTCACTGGCCGCAACCGCCATGCTTTTGGCCGCAGACAGAAAAGGCAGGACGGACCAACCCTTCTACCTGTAG
- a CDS encoding NUDIX domain-containing protein produces MTYSKPCPACGHPVEMYRNPVPTVDAVILMELSDGREGVVLVERANPPHGWALPGGFVDYGETCENAAVREAREETGLDVILTGLLGVYSDPARDPRHHTMSVVYSAVARNPDALCAGDDAARAVVHPLDSLPELVFDHARIVADFIRQREHLR; encoded by the coding sequence GTGACCTATTCCAAACCGTGCCCGGCCTGCGGGCATCCCGTGGAAATGTACAGGAACCCGGTTCCCACCGTGGACGCCGTGATTCTGATGGAACTGTCCGACGGACGGGAAGGCGTCGTGCTGGTGGAACGGGCCAACCCGCCGCACGGCTGGGCCCTGCCCGGCGGATTCGTGGACTACGGCGAGACCTGCGAGAACGCGGCCGTGCGCGAGGCGCGCGAGGAAACCGGGCTGGACGTGATCCTGACCGGACTGCTTGGCGTGTATTCCGACCCGGCGCGCGATCCCAGACATCACACCATGAGCGTGGTGTATTCGGCAGTGGCGAGGAATCCCGATGCCCTGTGCGCCGGGGACGATGCGGCGCGGGCCGTGGTTCATCCTCTGGACAGTCTGCCCGAACTGGTGTTCGACCATGCTCGGATCGTGGCCGACTTCATCCGGCAGCGTGAACATCTGCGCTGA
- a CDS encoding D-glycero-alpha-D-manno-heptose-1,7-bisphosphate 7-phosphatase, producing MAKRFILLDRDGTIMVDKHYLHDPDEVELLPGAASGLARMRSMGFGLILLSNQSGVGRGYFDHDSVRAVNQRLFDLLRPHGVEFDGSFYCPHAPEEACDCRKPAPGLMKQAVEVLGFDPRECVMIGDKESDILLGRNTGSATILVRTGKGAAHEARCADVADHVVDDLDRAADVIEEFYR from the coding sequence ATGGCAAAACGATTCATCCTGCTGGACCGCGATGGCACGATCATGGTGGACAAGCACTACCTGCATGATCCCGATGAAGTGGAACTGCTGCCCGGCGCGGCTTCGGGACTGGCCCGGATGCGGTCCATGGGGTTCGGCCTGATTCTGCTTTCCAACCAGAGCGGTGTGGGCCGGGGATATTTCGACCATGATTCGGTCAGGGCCGTGAACCAGCGGCTTTTCGACCTGCTTCGGCCGCATGGCGTGGAATTCGACGGCTCATTCTATTGCCCGCATGCCCCGGAAGAGGCCTGCGACTGTCGCAAACCTGCCCCCGGACTCATGAAACAGGCTGTCGAGGTCCTTGGATTCGATCCGCGTGAATGCGTGATGATCGGGGACAAGGAGAGCGACATCCTGCTGGGCAGGAATACCGGGAGCGCCACCATTCTGGTGCGCACGGGCAAGGGCGCGGCGCACGAGGCGCGATGCGCGGATGTGGCCGATCATGTGGTGGACGATCTGGACCGGGCTGCGGATGTGATCGAGGAATTCTACAGGTAG
- a CDS encoding Hpt domain-containing protein, which yields MTDDPMVEEFFSEVNDKYYPQVMEGLELLDSGDVGQGIEILARPLHTIKGVTGFMAGYEEASGFTHKVEDFLKKVQAGEVEHTSENITLLSRSVNMIFQVLEMLRDGDTDREEQEEVLGLILTASTPAQSEAEVVLAGVEVEHRGDVHILRIQDKRIHLKVHRDMIVSEILSVEPGDTILLDMAHVLSFGSSAWAMLSTMGVTFHIGAFNVNPDCKQTLYQWGYDRDITVYPDEEAFFTTQ from the coding sequence ATGACTGACGACCCCATGGTCGAGGAATTCTTTTCCGAGGTGAACGACAAGTACTATCCCCAGGTCATGGAGGGACTCGAACTGCTCGATTCCGGCGACGTCGGACAGGGCATCGAGATACTCGCGCGCCCCCTGCACACCATCAAGGGCGTGACCGGATTCATGGCCGGATACGAGGAAGCCTCGGGCTTCACCCACAAGGTCGAGGACTTTCTCAAGAAGGTGCAGGCCGGAGAAGTGGAACACACCTCCGAAAACATCACCCTGCTCTCCCGTTCCGTGAACATGATCTTTCAGGTTCTGGAGATGCTCCGGGACGGAGACACGGACCGCGAGGAGCAGGAGGAAGTGCTCGGCCTGATCCTGACCGCCTCCACACCAGCCCAGTCCGAAGCCGAGGTGGTCCTCGCCGGAGTGGAGGTGGAGCACAGGGGCGACGTGCATATTCTGCGCATCCAGGACAAGCGAATCCACCTGAAGGTTCACCGGGACATGATCGTGTCCGAGATTCTTTCCGTGGAACCCGGGGACACCATCCTGCTGGACATGGCCCATGTCCTGTCCTTCGGCTCGTCGGCCTGGGCCATGCTTTCCACCATGGGCGTCACCTTTCACATAGGCGCGTTCAACGTGAACCCGGACTGCAAGCAGACCCTGTACCAATGGGGATACGACAGGGATATCACCGTCTATCCCGACGAAGAAGCCTTTTTCACGACCCAATAA
- a CDS encoding TrmH family RNA methyltransferase, with protein MLRDISEHRRQRILNVLKRRQKDLTLVMDNIWDPHNVSAVLRSCDAFGVARVNLYYTTAQWPNLGRKTSASAKKWVDRVRHDDGPAMIRELCEQGCQVLKTGFSETARPVMDFDFTRPTAVILSNEHSGTAPELSELVPDEVYIPMQGMVQSLNVSVAAALILYEAFRQRHAAGMFDYPDFSEEELEEKFREWSWR; from the coding sequence ATGCTCAGAGACATTTCCGAACACCGCAGGCAGCGTATCCTGAACGTGCTGAAACGGCGCCAGAAGGATCTGACCCTGGTCATGGACAACATTTGGGACCCGCACAATGTTTCCGCAGTCCTCCGCAGTTGTGATGCCTTCGGCGTTGCAAGGGTCAATCTGTACTATACCACGGCCCAATGGCCGAATCTGGGCCGGAAGACATCGGCCTCGGCCAAGAAATGGGTGGATCGCGTCCGTCACGACGACGGTCCGGCCATGATTCGCGAACTGTGCGAACAGGGGTGCCAGGTCCTCAAGACCGGGTTTTCCGAAACCGCGCGTCCGGTCATGGATTTCGACTTCACCCGGCCCACGGCCGTGATTCTCAGCAACGAGCACAGCGGGACTGCTCCGGAGCTGTCCGAGCTGGTGCCTGACGAAGTATACATCCCGATGCAGGGGATGGTCCAGAGCCTGAATGTGTCGGTTGCCGCCGCACTGATTCTCTACGAGGCGTTTCGTCAGCGCCATGCCGCAGGCATGTTCGATTATCCGGATTTCTCCGAGGAGGAACTGGAGGAGAAGTTCCGGGAATGGTCCTGGCGCTGA
- the msrB gene encoding peptide-methionine (R)-S-oxide reductase MsrB translates to MTESKKTETAVLAGGCFWCVEADMEKTPGVIRAVSGYVGGTEPNPSYEQVSGGTTGHREAVQVEFDPARITYARILDVFWKHHDPTDPDGSFGDRGHQYTSAIFYQNDDQKRIAEASRDALNESRRFSKPVATEILPLNQFHKAEEYHQDYYRKNPVRYKSYRFLSGRDRFVDKHWGDEAEMPAAMPKARTKAPTYARPDDETLRQKLTPLQYKVTQENGTEQPFANAHWDNHKPGIYVDVVSGEPLFSSLDKFDSGTGWPSFTRPLEPENIVEKKDETLFTLRTEVRSRHGDSHLGHVFRDGPPPTGLRYCINSASLHFVPAEDLAKEGYGKYSSIFEQANTVRK, encoded by the coding sequence ATGACCGAATCGAAGAAAACGGAAACGGCAGTACTTGCGGGCGGCTGCTTCTGGTGCGTGGAGGCGGATATGGAAAAGACGCCGGGCGTGATACGCGCCGTGTCCGGCTATGTGGGCGGCACCGAGCCGAACCCGAGCTACGAGCAGGTTTCCGGCGGCACGACCGGCCACAGGGAAGCGGTTCAGGTGGAATTCGATCCCGCCCGGATCACCTATGCCCGGATTCTGGACGTATTCTGGAAGCATCATGACCCCACGGACCCGGACGGATCGTTCGGAGACAGGGGGCACCAGTACACCTCGGCCATATTCTATCAGAATGACGACCAGAAGCGCATCGCCGAAGCCTCGCGCGACGCATTGAACGAATCCCGCAGATTCAGCAAGCCCGTGGCAACGGAAATCCTGCCGCTGAACCAGTTCCACAAGGCCGAGGAATACCATCAGGACTATTACAGGAAGAATCCGGTACGATACAAAAGCTACCGTTTTCTCTCGGGACGCGACCGCTTCGTGGACAAGCATTGGGGCGACGAAGCCGAAATGCCGGCAGCAATGCCGAAGGCACGGACCAAGGCCCCGACCTATGCCAGACCGGACGATGAAACCCTGCGCCAGAAACTGACCCCGCTCCAGTACAAGGTCACGCAGGAGAACGGCACGGAGCAGCCCTTTGCCAATGCCCATTGGGACAACCACAAGCCGGGCATTTACGTGGACGTCGTGTCCGGAGAGCCGCTGTTCAGCTCGCTGGACAAGTTCGACTCGGGCACGGGCTGGCCGAGCTTCACCAGACCGCTCGAACCGGAAAACATCGTGGAAAAAAAGGACGAGACCCTGTTCACGCTCCGTACGGAAGTGCGCTCGCGCCACGGGGATTCCCATCTCGGCCACGTGTTCCGGGATGGCCCGCCGCCCACGGGACTGCGCTACTGCATCAATTCCGCCTCCCTGCACTTCGTGCCGGCTGAAGACTTGGCAAAGGAGGGATACGGCAAGTATTCCAGCATATTCGAGCAGGCGAATACCGTTCGAAAATAA
- a CDS encoding response regulator: protein MRALIVEDEFLSRKVLRSFLMTLFEVDIVVNGREAVEAFRLAHKEGSPYDLILMDIMMPEVDGIEALRKIREMEDAGGLKPKVKVIMTTALDDPQTVIKSFYDGEASAYIVKPVAKDKLYTELEKLGLLNK, encoded by the coding sequence ATGCGGGCACTTATCGTTGAAGATGAATTTCTGAGCAGAAAGGTACTGCGGTCCTTTCTCATGACCCTTTTCGAGGTGGACATCGTTGTCAACGGTCGCGAGGCCGTGGAAGCGTTTCGTCTGGCGCACAAGGAAGGATCACCCTACGACCTCATCCTCATGGACATCATGATGCCCGAGGTGGACGGCATCGAGGCCTTGCGCAAGATTCGGGAAATGGAAGACGCGGGCGGACTCAAGCCCAAGGTCAAGGTCATCATGACCACGGCCCTTGATGATCCGCAGACCGTGATCAAATCCTTCTACGACGGCGAGGCCTCGGCCTACATCGTCAAGCCCGTGGCCAAGGACAAGCTCTACACGGAACTGGAAAAACTCGGGTTGCTCAACAAATAG
- a CDS encoding hybrid sensor histidine kinase/response regulator, whose product MRYEPGKPDLPIILLVEDSRSIVAELERRLAVSGRFDVRTAESLAQARTLALAFQDRIFLAILDLILPDAQDGEIVPLFCDMGIPSLVFTSDFNETTRQRVMSSGVIDYVVKDSFAVDMLLEYVERLFRNRDVTVLVVDDSDSSRHSMTGLLHRQMFRAVVAEDAEGALAALDADSSISVVLVDQEMPGMKGVELTSVIRKRFPARPLSLIGVSHLDDPLLAARFIKAGADDFLSKPFEAEEFNCRVTHSAQMLEQVAELRELGELRNRFLGMAAHDLRSPINGIHGFSKMLMEGLCGELNEDQREVIEYIHTANRHMNSMVNDLLDISVIESGQLKLLRREQDFTRMVEFRLRVHTVGARQKNIRLEQEFEPLPEFLFDERRMGQVVDNLLSNALKFSPAGGTVRVSLHGEGADLVCSVCDQGEGIPPGEEDNLFASFGKTSVRPTAGESSTGLGLSIVRRIVEEHGGKVWVESEYGKGACFFFSLPLDRETAGEKN is encoded by the coding sequence ATGCGGTACGAGCCCGGAAAACCCGATCTTCCGATCATCCTTCTGGTGGAGGACAGCAGGTCCATTGTCGCGGAACTGGAGCGGAGACTTGCCGTTTCCGGCCGTTTCGACGTGCGGACTGCGGAAAGCCTTGCCCAGGCCCGGACCTTGGCGCTTGCCTTTCAGGATCGCATCTTCCTCGCCATACTCGATCTGATCCTGCCGGATGCGCAGGACGGAGAGATCGTGCCCCTGTTCTGCGACATGGGCATTCCTTCCCTTGTCTTCACTTCGGACTTCAATGAAACCACCCGGCAGCGCGTGATGTCCTCGGGCGTGATCGATTACGTGGTCAAGGACAGTTTTGCCGTGGACATGCTCCTTGAATACGTGGAGCGGCTGTTTCGCAATCGGGACGTGACCGTGCTCGTGGTGGATGATTCGGATTCCTCGCGGCATTCCATGACCGGGCTGCTGCACCGCCAGATGTTCCGCGCCGTGGTGGCCGAGGATGCGGAAGGCGCGCTGGCTGCGCTGGATGCGGATTCGTCCATTTCCGTGGTGCTGGTGGATCAGGAGATGCCGGGCATGAAGGGCGTGGAACTGACCTCGGTCATACGCAAGCGGTTTCCGGCCCGCCCTCTTTCCCTGATCGGGGTGTCCCATCTGGATGATCCGCTTCTTGCGGCCCGGTTCATCAAGGCCGGGGCCGACGATTTTCTTTCCAAGCCGTTCGAGGCCGAGGAATTCAACTGTCGCGTGACCCATTCGGCCCAGATGCTGGAACAGGTGGCCGAACTCCGGGAACTCGGGGAGTTGCGGAACCGTTTTCTGGGCATGGCTGCCCACGACCTTCGCAGCCCGATCAACGGGATTCACGGGTTTTCCAAGATGCTCATGGAAGGGCTGTGCGGCGAACTGAACGAGGATCAGCGCGAGGTCATCGAGTACATTCATACTGCCAACCGCCACATGAACAGCATGGTCAACGATCTGCTCGACATCTCGGTGATCGAGTCCGGCCAGCTCAAGCTGCTTCGGCGCGAGCAGGACTTCACCCGCATGGTCGAGTTCCGGCTTCGCGTCCACACCGTGGGAGCGCGACAGAAGAACATCAGACTGGAACAGGAATTCGAGCCATTGCCCGAATTCCTGTTCGATGAACGCCGGATGGGGCAGGTCGTGGACAACCTGCTGTCCAATGCCCTGAAATTCTCTCCGGCCGGTGGCACGGTTCGGGTTTCGCTGCATGGTGAGGGGGCAGACCTTGTCTGTTCCGTGTGTGATCAGGGAGAGGGTATCCCGCCCGGCGAGGAGGACAATCTGTTCGCGAGTTTCGGCAAGACCAGCGTGCGGCCCACGGCCGGGGAGTCCAGTACCGGACTGGGATTGTCCATTGTCCGGCGGATCGTGGAGGAGCATGGCGGCAAGGTCTGGGTGGAGAGCGAATACGGCAAGGGTGCCTGTTTTTTCTTCAGCCTGCCTTTGGACAGGGAAACCGCGGGTGAAAAAAATTGA
- a CDS encoding L-threonylcarbamoyladenylate synthase, with product MHEILKALNAGEAVIYPTETLYAIGCDAYNVEAANKVAEIKGRSKSKPLPLIIGGLDMLRLVTDHAPEEMVSLARAFWPGPLSILVKARPELPDIVSDADGYTSVRWSGHPFASELSRRLKRPVVATSANLSGNPPAAVPEAIDPELLAMCGAAYLDPPWPRGGKASSVVRVLGPTSLKLLREGAVSLKKLCDKGFAVTFS from the coding sequence GTGCACGAAATACTGAAAGCGCTGAATGCCGGGGAAGCCGTCATTTATCCCACGGAAACGCTCTACGCCATCGGGTGCGACGCGTACAACGTCGAAGCCGCGAACAAGGTTGCGGAAATCAAGGGGCGCTCCAAATCCAAACCCCTGCCGCTCATCATCGGCGGGCTGGACATGCTGCGGCTCGTCACCGACCATGCTCCCGAGGAGATGGTCTCCCTGGCCCGGGCGTTCTGGCCCGGTCCCCTGTCCATTCTGGTCAAGGCCAGGCCCGAATTGCCGGACATCGTGTCCGATGCGGACGGGTACACCTCGGTCCGCTGGTCCGGGCATCCCTTTGCCAGCGAACTTTCCCGCCGTCTGAAGCGGCCCGTGGTGGCCACCAGCGCCAATCTGAGCGGCAATCCTCCGGCCGCCGTGCCCGAAGCCATTGATCCGGAACTGCTCGCCATGTGCGGCGCAGCGTATCTGGATCCGCCGTGGCCCCGGGGCGGCAAGGCTTCGTCCGTGGTTCGCGTGCTTGGGCCCACCAGCCTGAAACTGCTTCGCGAGGGGGCCGTGAGCCTGAAGAAGCTCTGCGACAAGGGCTTTGCCGTCACTTTTTCCTGA
- a CDS encoding chemotaxis protein CheA, with protein sequence MRESIDQCVEELQERVLKVAETGQGIGEILDALGLSHMRLNSAQLIAVLDMLIDGITPVNDEIVTACLNVCEAHKRFLYAISGLLRKGDVVEEQAPAAKSAPVEEPQAEAPSEDMAGMAAMAKEMGMEEDMAEETADMPVPEPEPEPEPMQPEAKPAEQAKTPAKPDKAPAPQAISSIRVPTDRLDRVIELVGKLMVTYAVIAQGGAQNMNQVAASLRELDNVISQLQKEVDAIRLVPLKQIFMPMHRLVKSLSQKIGKKLDFEVKGEELPLDKTIVESLNEPLVHLLRNAVDHGLELPDERKIAGKPEIGHVTLSAWRKGEYAYISVQDDGKGMDPERILNKALEKGIAEVGAEYSEEEILQFVLQSGFSTAEKITDVSGRGVGMDAVVNAIRVSLDGDVEISSELGKGSEFTISIPLDRSANEGIVDALVCKVGGDVFIIPSRDVVEIYMPKLNEVVELPDGRETVDVRGSVHSLLRLADLLGLTAEVEDIQLAQAVVVRVGEYKAAILVDEVLRQQQVVITGFTVPVEEVFDIPILGYGMMGESDALVINTEELLQNFQDRIHRENRNA encoded by the coding sequence ATGCGCGAGAGCATCGACCAATGCGTTGAGGAATTGCAGGAACGAGTCCTGAAGGTGGCGGAAACCGGCCAGGGCATCGGGGAAATACTCGATGCGCTTGGCCTGTCGCACATGCGCCTGAATTCCGCCCAGCTCATCGCGGTTCTGGACATGCTGATCGACGGGATCACCCCGGTCAACGACGAAATCGTCACGGCCTGCCTCAACGTATGCGAGGCGCACAAGCGTTTTCTGTACGCCATTTCCGGCCTGCTCCGAAAGGGCGACGTGGTGGAGGAACAGGCCCCGGCAGCAAAGTCCGCCCCCGTGGAAGAACCTCAAGCGGAAGCCCCGAGCGAGGACATGGCCGGCATGGCGGCCATGGCAAAGGAAATGGGCATGGAAGAGGACATGGCCGAGGAAACCGCGGACATGCCCGTTCCGGAACCGGAGCCCGAACCCGAACCGATGCAGCCCGAAGCCAAACCAGCGGAACAGGCCAAGACCCCGGCCAAGCCGGACAAGGCTCCTGCCCCACAGGCCATATCCTCCATCCGCGTGCCCACGGACCGTCTTGACCGGGTCATCGAACTGGTGGGCAAGCTCATGGTCACCTACGCGGTCATTGCTCAGGGCGGCGCTCAGAACATGAATCAGGTGGCAGCCAGCCTGCGTGAACTGGACAACGTGATCAGCCAGCTCCAGAAGGAAGTGGACGCCATTCGACTGGTGCCGCTCAAGCAGATTTTCATGCCCATGCATCGACTGGTGAAGAGTCTGAGCCAGAAGATCGGCAAGAAGCTGGACTTCGAGGTCAAGGGCGAGGAACTGCCTCTGGACAAGACCATCGTGGAGAGCCTGAACGAGCCTCTGGTCCATCTGCTGCGCAACGCCGTGGACCATGGTCTGGAACTCCCGGACGAACGCAAGATCGCAGGCAAGCCCGAAATCGGCCACGTCACTCTGTCGGCCTGGCGCAAGGGGGAATACGCGTACATTTCGGTTCAGGACGACGGCAAGGGCATGGACCCGGAACGCATTCTGAACAAGGCGCTGGAAAAGGGCATTGCCGAGGTCGGGGCCGAATATTCCGAAGAGGAAATCCTTCAGTTCGTGCTCCAATCCGGATTCAGCACTGCGGAAAAGATCACGGATGTGTCCGGCCGCGGCGTGGGCATGGATGCGGTGGTCAATGCCATCCGCGTATCCCTTGACGGCGATGTGGAAATATCCAGCGAACTGGGCAAGGGATCGGAGTTCACCATCAGCATTCCGCTGGACCGCTCGGCCAACGAAGGCATCGTGGACGCACTGGTCTGCAAGGTGGGCGGCGACGTGTTCATCATCCCGAGCCGGGACGTGGTGGAAATCTACATGCCCAAGCTGAACGAGGTGGTGGAACTGCCGGACGGCCGCGAAACCGTGGACGTGCGCGGCTCGGTCCATTCCCTGCTCAGACTCGCCGACCTGCTCGGCCTGACCGCCGAGGTGGAGGACATCCAGCTGGCTCAGGCCGTGGTGGTCCGCGTGGGCGAATACAAGGCCGCCATTCTGGTGGACGAAGTGCTCCGCCAGCAGCAGGTGGTCATCACCGGATTCACCGTGCCCGTGGAAGAAGTGTTCGACATCCCGATTCTGGGCTACGGCATGATGGGTGAATCCGACGCACTCGTCATCAACACCGAGGAATTGCTTCAGAACTTTCAGGACCGCATTCATCGGGAAAACCGGAACGCCTGA
- the pdxA gene encoding 4-hydroxythreonine-4-phosphate dehydrogenase PdxA, translated as MKNLCITLGDPCGLGPELVCRHFTEHPPLEGERLLLIGPKLALDRELERLGAPAFFSVLKSPEALLEQEAGAYLYEPPQLARLGFPLGKAVVEGGLAAGVSLDAAIETLKAGICHGLLTCPLNKAMLQKAGFAFPGHTEFLAEKLGVGRDNVCMHLCGHDPENPQAPMLRVSLATTHPPLCDVPGMISRERILRCLRLTAAFTARLGLDAPIAVCGLNPHAGESGCIGSEEGKTIIPAIEAARAEGMNVEGPFPGDTIFHFAARGQYSAVLAMYHDQGLAPLKLAHFSQAVNVTLGLPYPRTSPDHGTGYDIAGTGKASTESFHSALDMVRLLTERQDG; from the coding sequence GTGAAGAATCTCTGCATCACTCTTGGCGATCCCTGCGGCCTGGGCCCGGAACTGGTCTGCCGCCATTTTACGGAACATCCGCCTCTTGAAGGCGAGCGGCTGCTGCTCATCGGCCCGAAGCTGGCGCTCGACCGCGAACTGGAGCGGCTGGGCGCGCCCGCGTTCTTTTCCGTGCTCAAGTCTCCCGAGGCCCTGCTGGAGCAGGAAGCTGGCGCATATCTGTACGAACCTCCGCAGCTCGCACGGCTCGGGTTTCCTCTTGGCAAGGCCGTGGTGGAAGGCGGCCTGGCTGCCGGGGTCAGTCTGGACGCGGCCATCGAGACGCTCAAGGCCGGGATATGTCATGGCCTGCTGACTTGCCCCCTGAACAAGGCCATGCTGCAGAAGGCCGGGTTCGCGTTTCCCGGACATACCGAATTCCTTGCGGAAAAGCTGGGCGTGGGCCGGGACAATGTGTGCATGCACCTGTGCGGCCATGATCCCGAGAACCCGCAGGCCCCCATGCTTCGGGTCAGTCTGGCCACCACGCATCCGCCTCTTTGCGATGTCCCGGGCATGATTTCGCGTGAACGCATTCTGCGCTGCCTGCGGCTGACCGCCGCGTTCACGGCCCGGCTCGGTCTGGACGCGCCCATTGCCGTGTGCGGCCTGAACCCCCATGCCGGGGAATCCGGATGCATCGGAAGCGAAGAGGGCAAGACCATCATCCCGGCCATCGAGGCGGCCCGGGCCGAGGGCATGAACGTGGAAGGCCCGTTCCCCGGGGACACCATTTTCCATTTCGCGGCGCGAGGCCAGTATTCCGCCGTGCTCGCCATGTATCATGATCAGGGATTGGCTCCGCTCAAGCTGGCGCATTTCAGTCAGGCCGTGAACGTGACCCTCGGCCTGCCATATCCGCGCACCTCGCCGGATCACGGCACCGGGTACGACATCGCGGGCACGGGCAAGGCCTCCACCGAAAGCTTTCATTCCGCCTTGGACATGGTCCGGCTGCTGACCGAAAGACAGGACGGGTAA